The Kogia breviceps isolate mKogBre1 chromosome 4, mKogBre1 haplotype 1, whole genome shotgun sequence genome window below encodes:
- the LOC136791968 gene encoding uncharacterized protein C2orf78-like, which translates to MRRSAAATQTSSSVVSSSLVSAVDVSSSSLTMSENKKSGNKVKAEEKPTIPKTKRKKHQTELTQESFKKTRTPLGMRMLESVTVFHALGKKNDKKTGLSSCRVLGNSINPKDRQPPPAIQPWRHTPREGQGPEKTQGQAQKPDSSAEKECPSPSQYELPPPGKVNWMSLPFSAWDKPQARPAPRRPQSLASHRPAVADRAQPAATNPAQPAAVSSPQPPPASLPGPAKPAQPTATNPTQPGWTDHTQPSVRPSAAPRPAPNKTSPCTSLQLPLL; encoded by the exons ATGCGCCgttcagctgcagccactcagacatcctctagtgttgtctcctcatcccttgtatctgcagttgatgtttcctcttcttctctgaccatgtcag agaataaaaagtcagggaacaaagtcaaggcagaagagaaaCCAACAATTCCCAAGACGAAGCgaaagaaacaccaaactgagcttacccaagagagctttaaaaagaCTCGAACCCCCCTAGGCATGCGCATGCTGGAGTCTGTGACAGTTTTTCACgcactggggaagaagaatgataagaaaactgggctctcttcctgtcgggtcttgggaaattcaatcaaccctaaagaccgccagccacccccagcgatccagccatggcggcataccccacgtgagggtcagggtcctgagaaaactcaaggccaagcccagaaaccagacagcagtgctgaaaaagagtgtccatctccatcccagtatgagctgcctcctcctgggaaggtcaactggatgtctctgcctttttctgcctgggacaagcctcaagctcgacctgctcctcggaggccacagtctctggcctcacatcggcctgctgtggctgaccgtgcccagcctgctgctactaacccagctcaacctgctgcagtgagttcaccccagccacctcctgcctctttgccaggTCCCGCCAAACCAGCTCAGCCAACTGCGACCAACCCAACCCAACCGGGTTGGACCGACCATACCCAGCCTAGTGTCCGTCCGTCTGCTGCCCCGAGGCCTGCACCGAACAAAACTTCACCTTGCACTTCTCTCCAGCTCCCCCTGCTCTGA